A single genomic interval of Nomascus leucogenys isolate Asia chromosome 3, Asia_NLE_v1, whole genome shotgun sequence harbors:
- the ARG1 gene encoding arginase-1 isoform X2, giving the protein MSAKSRTIGIIGAPFSKGQPRGGVEEGPTVLRKAGLLEKLKEQECDVKDYGDLPFADIPNDSPFQIVKNPRSVGKASEQLAGKVAEVKKNGRISLVLGGDHSYILKTLGIKYFSMTEVDRLGIGKVMEETLSYLLGRKKRPIHLSFDVDGLDPSFTPATGTPVVGGLTYREGLYITEEIYKTGLLSGLDIMEVNPSLGKTPEEVTRTVNTAVAITLACFGVAREGNHKPIDYLNPPK; this is encoded by the exons ATGAGCGCCAAGTCCAGAACCATAGGGATTATTGGAGCTCCTTTCTCAAAGGGACAG CCACGAGGAGGGGTGGAAGAAGGCCCTACAGTATTGAGAAAGGCTGGTCTGCTTGAGAAACTTAAAGAACAAG agtGTGATGTGAAGGATTATGGGGACCTGCCCTTTGCTGACATCCCTAATGACAGTCCCTTTCAAATTGTGAAGAATCCAAGGTCTGTGGGAAAAGCAAGCGAGCAGCTGGCTGGCAAGGTGGCAGAAGTCAAGAAGAACGGAAGAATCAGCCTGGTGCTGGGCGGAGACCACAG CTACATTTTGAAAACTCTAGGCATTAAATACTTTTCAATGACTGAAGTGGACAGACTAGGAATTGGCAAGGTGATGGAAGAAACACTCAGCTATCTACTAGGAAG aaagaaaaggccaatTCATCTGAGTTTTGATGTTGATGGACTGGACCCATCTTTCACACCAGCTACTGGCACACCAGTCGTGGGAggtctgacatacagagaaggtCTCTACATCACAGAAGAAATCTACAAAACAG GGCTACTCTCAGGATTAGATATAATGGAAGTGAACCCATCCCTGGGGAAGACACCAGAAGAAGTAACTCGAACAGTGAACACAGCAGTAGCAATAACCTTGGCTTGTTTCGGAGTTGCTCGGGAGGGTAATCACAAGCCTATTGACTACCTTAACCCACCTAAGTAA
- the ARG1 gene encoding arginase-1 isoform X1, whose product MSAKSRTIGIIGAPFSKGQPRGGVEEGPTVLRKAGLLEKLKEQECDVKDYGDLPFADIPNDSPFQIVKNPRSVGKASEQLAGKVAEVKKNGRISLVLGGDHSLAIGSISGHARVHPDLGVIWVDAHTDINTPLTTTTGNLHGQPVSFLLKELKGKIPDVPGFSWVTPCISAKDIVYIGLRDVDPGEHYILKTLGIKYFSMTEVDRLGIGKVMEETLSYLLGRKKRPIHLSFDVDGLDPSFTPATGTPVVGGLTYREGLYITEEIYKTGLLSGLDIMEVNPSLGKTPEEVTRTVNTAVAITLACFGVAREGNHKPIDYLNPPK is encoded by the exons ATGAGCGCCAAGTCCAGAACCATAGGGATTATTGGAGCTCCTTTCTCAAAGGGACAG CCACGAGGAGGGGTGGAAGAAGGCCCTACAGTATTGAGAAAGGCTGGTCTGCTTGAGAAACTTAAAGAACAAG agtGTGATGTGAAGGATTATGGGGACCTGCCCTTTGCTGACATCCCTAATGACAGTCCCTTTCAAATTGTGAAGAATCCAAGGTCTGTGGGAAAAGCAAGCGAGCAGCTGGCTGGCAAGGTGGCAGAAGTCAAGAAGAACGGAAGAATCAGCCTGGTGCTGGGCGGAGACCACAG tttGGCAATTGGAAGCATCTCTGGTCATGCCAGGGTCCACCCTGATCTCGGAGTCATCTGGGTGGATGCTCACACTGATATCAACACTCCGCTGACAACCACAACTGGAAATTTACACGGACAACCGGTATCTTTCCTCCTGAAGGAACTAAAAGGAAAG ATTCCCGATGTGCCAGGATTCTCCTGGGTGACTCCCTGCATATCTGCCAAGGATATTGTGTATATTGGCTTGAGAGACGTGGACCCTGGGGAACA CTACATTTTGAAAACTCTAGGCATTAAATACTTTTCAATGACTGAAGTGGACAGACTAGGAATTGGCAAGGTGATGGAAGAAACACTCAGCTATCTACTAGGAAG aaagaaaaggccaatTCATCTGAGTTTTGATGTTGATGGACTGGACCCATCTTTCACACCAGCTACTGGCACACCAGTCGTGGGAggtctgacatacagagaaggtCTCTACATCACAGAAGAAATCTACAAAACAG GGCTACTCTCAGGATTAGATATAATGGAAGTGAACCCATCCCTGGGGAAGACACCAGAAGAAGTAACTCGAACAGTGAACACAGCAGTAGCAATAACCTTGGCTTGTTTCGGAGTTGCTCGGGAGGGTAATCACAAGCCTATTGACTACCTTAACCCACCTAAGTAA